gtttttttcaaaaaaggtgttttttttttttcaaaaaaggcTGCATTTTACAGTCTCAGCATCAGGCTGAGAGTAACAAAAGAAAGCCACGCAAGAAGCTGCAAGTTAGACAAGTGGAAACTACTGAAAATCCCAAACTCCTACGACAATTAATTGCACTAAGTATAACTCTGCTCCTTGAAGCAccagacagaaagcagacagaCAACCTCGTCCCACCGCACCAGCTTTTCAAGCTCCCAGAATAAACACAAAGCTCTTTGAACAGACCGTGTTCCCCTGAAAACCTGCAGCCTGATCCTCCTTGCTGGAGGTGGCAAAGGCTAACTGACCGTGGTGGTGCTCACCATAACCAACTGTGCccagccagcagagctcctgGAGGTGACTTACTTGTGCCACCCGTACCTTTTGGGCATAACGCAACCGGTAGCGTGTCAATAACGACACTGATAGCGGGGCGTGTTGGCTTCCAGTCTTACAGACCAGGAAGAGCCTGGAGAACCTCGCCGGGAtgccgggcagggcaggacgGAGAgcggggcagcagggcaggacctGCTGTGAGAAGACACCGGCGACACGAGGCGTTTTGGGGGGTTCTGCGAAGCGCCCCGCGTGCGGGGCCTGCCCGAGGAGGGACCCCCAGCTTGGTGCCGGAGGGGCGGTGAGGCGATGCCGGCGCCGTCGGGGCTTCGTTCGCTCTGCGAGCGGCGTGAGGGCGGCGGGGTGGGCGAGGGAAGGACACAGCAGCTCAGGTGTCTGACTGGGGGTGTGTAACGACGGGCTTGGATCACCCCCCcggaaaaaatattaattaattaattaaaaaaaaaaaaacaaactgaaggaaaagttGGGCCCGCCGGGAAGTTCCCTCCGCTCCCGACCCGCCGTGCGCCCAGGCAGCCGCCCAGGCCGGCCGCCGGCacgtcccgtcccccccccccggctcccccttACCGTAGACgcgcagccagccctgctgctggcacaccGACTCCAGCAGGACGCGGTCCagcgcgccgcccgccgccgcctccagcTCGTCCGAGCCCAGCTCCGGCTCCGCCAGCGCCTCGGCCGCCCAGGCCGCCGGCTCGCCCGCCGCGGGGGGCGCCTCCATgcgggggagcggggggggggacgaggcgccgccgccctcccgccCGCGCTGCGCCCCGGCCGCGCCTCGCCTCAGCGCGGCTCCATCcccgcctcccccggccccgccgccccccgccccctgCGTCACGGCGGCGGGCGGAGGCCGagcccgcggccgccccgctcTGGGCGCCCGCCGGCGGCGGCCACGCACCGGTTCCTGAGGggggccccgccccgccccgctccccgctccccgctccccgagCCTCCGGCCTAGGCCTGGAGCTGGGCGCCGGGGGGCGTgagggcggccggggggcgcAGCCCTCAAGGAGGTTCTGCTCCCACACCCCCCTTCAGAGCAGGGGGTGAGCCCGCTGTGCCGCAAGGGTCTCACGACAGCACTGCCTCCGTCCCTCGCAGGGACCTCAAAGGGGCGGTTTCAGGGTCAAAAATGGGTGTGAGACGGCGCTCCCGGGGTTTCCGTGCTCCCCAACTACACCAGGCTTTAACTTTCCATTTGGTTTTTGGTCAAGTTCCCATTGATCAAGGTGCATGTTCTTAAAAATCCTGAATAAAATACCTGCGAGGGTAGCGTGCGTGTGTCCCATCGTGTTTTAAATGAACACTGAAGCGTGGGTTCGCAGGGAGGGCGGGCAGGGGGGTCGGCTCGTTTTGGGCACCTTCCCTTGTTCTGGGTTTGAGCCTGTCCCTGATCAATATGAACTGGGCAAATTCATCCAAGCACAAAGATTCAGTGATTATCTCCATAGTGCATAGGTGATTTAGCAAATCAGCCATTTCTTCCACGTTTCTCCGAAACAACGTACTGAAACCTAAAGCTTAGCGCAGGCTGTCTCTAAAGGCACATCTCAGTACACAACTTCTGCAGTAGTAGAAAGAGCCTaacaactttttctttattcaaacAGCTAAACAACGCTGTCCTTGGCATGGCCGCAGAGCCGTTACACAGCCATAAAGCTGCTTTAAGCCAGATACAGCTCCCCCACTTCTAACCGTGCTGCGTGCCATCCTGTTTTATTTGGCACTACAACAGAGTAAGAGCATTCGCGTGGTGAGTTACAGCACCTCGGCCGAAGAGCCGTAACTTCCCTCTGAAGGGGCCATTACTCTCTAAGCTCTGCAGTGTAACAAAATCAGCTGCCTGAACCCCAAAGTTTGTCTCCGGTGCTGTCTCACAGCTGTAGGActtgcacagcagcactgaaccGACTGGATTCGAGTACACTCACGCTGGTGTAGTTGTGTTCGCAATGGAAGATGCACAAACTATTTCAATAGAGAAAAAGGTCCTGCCAGCCCTATGATTAATTGATGAAACCTTGTTTCCTGGGGGTTTCGGTCTCATGCTTGACTAAGAGCTTGACCTGAATCTTGCCCTACAACTGGGTCATTCTCTATCCAGTCAGgagctctgttttctgaaatgggaTGAGTTTGCATCACAGTTTTTCCATTGTAGGGTGGGAATACGCACCCTGCTGCAATTTCCAGGctgactttgaaaacaaagaaacctcCTTCCTCAAAATGTTGGCTTGTTTCATGATCGGCAGAACCGGTGCAGCCTGGTTTCCCACTGATTCACATCCCAAGGCAGACTCCCTGGGATCTAGCAAGGAGTGGACACCTGCAGTCAAGAGTCTTGTAGGATCTCTCTGCTTTACCTTGCTGCCGGTGTTCATTATTCCTGCTGGCATTTAATTAGCTCTTGGACCTTTATGactctttcttttgtttgaaacagATCAGCAGGTTCAATGCTTACTGAGGTTTTATGAGGTGAGACACAGGACCACGAGAAAAGAGATATCCTGAGTTTGGTGGTGTCAGCCTCAATTCTCTGGGAAGTAAAGATGAAAAACTTACCCCCCCAAACAAGAAGAGTTAGACCAGGCAGAAACCTGGTGAGGATTCATCCTTTCACCCTTGTGACAGGCGCAAGGCAATTCCTCCGGCCTCTTGCATAAAGATGCAGCCCCTCGCCATCTGAGCAGGCCATGTGGGCTGCgcatccctggggagccaggACACCCAGTAACATATCCTGGCTCCTTTCCACCCCAGAACATGCTCTGCGTCATGGTTTCCAAAGGACTGGGAGCTGAGGGTGTGCAGGGCTACTCCTTCCAGAGAGGACATCTGCATAAATTGCCATAATGATACCATAAAGCAGCACGGCAGCCAATTCCTCCCTCCTACGTACTCTACCCTTGCTCATTCCCACTGCTGCTGATAATATAACATATTCTCCAAGCTTATCACTTAGTGGCCATAATCCAATAAACTTGTCAAGGTTTTCCCTCCTAGGCTCTCTGCAGccctctcctctctttcagCCTGTCCTAAGCCTGTCCCTCAGCCGTGTCCCTGTGTCTACCTGCCACAGCTGCGGCAAGCTTGCAcgggcagctgcaggggaaggggggatgGAGCTGCTTGGAGAACGCGAACAGGAGCTGGCGTATTGCGAGGGAAGGATGTGGCTGTTGAGCTGCTGCCAAAAGAGGAATTGTGGAGTTTGAAAAAGCTGCCACATAGTGCCGGGACGACAATTACACAGGACCGGCGCGGGACACTGACAACTGGTTCCCATCAAGTGGGGACTGGTTGTGTCTGCCAGTATCGTCAGCCCGTTCCCAACACGAGGTCTGGAGCAACCGGAAAGTGAAGTTTCTGAAAtttgcactgcagcagaaaacaaaatccattctTCTGCCTTCACTTGTGGGTTTGGGTGCaatataaacaataataaatagcaGAGATGACTAAAATAGGAAGGCTGATTTTGCAGGCATGGCAGTAGCAAAAATAGacatattttgtaaataaagatgTCCTGGAAATAAGAGATGCCTGAGTTTCATGCACATCAGTTCAGCTGTTCTGGCTTGGGGACTTCTCGGCCAGTAGTGCAGAGGGGATTTGTGCAGGCGTAAATGATCAGTAACCAAGTGCATGCACGGAATTCCCTTTGTGAGAAGCAGGGCCGGGAGCTAATCTGCTTGTGGCCGTCACGTTAACCCACAGGCTCTGGTTAAATTGGGACTGGAGCTTTACTCAAACAGAACAGGTTAAAGCAAAGAGTGTgaggggagctgcagctgtATTTCCATTCATCCAAAGCCTGCGCGTGTTGTAGAAGAAATTGAGCTACATCAGCACGACTTGGGAGAACAAAGCTTTCGCGCTGACCTTCTTCCAGAACACATCCACGTCTTCAGGAGCAAACAGGTCTCAGTTCGGTGATCTTAtctcaaaaagggaaaaataaaatgagaagatACACAGAGGAGGGGATCAGGACAGTGGAAGCGATGGAGTAGATACGGCATGAGGAAAGGCTACAGAAAggaaggggctgcagcatggaagaGCAGCACCTCGGGGCAAGCAAAGGCGGAAAAATCTGAAGGATGCCACGAACCTGGAGTTTTATGCCTTGCAATGCAAGAGCTAAGGAGCGTGGAGAGAAACTATCAGGTCCAAAGCAGACAAAAGGAAGCACTTTTTCACACAACACATAATTACGCTGTGGAACTTACTGCCACAGGATGTCACGGAGGCCAAAAGTATAAATGAATTCAAAAAAAAGGATTAGACGGATTCGTGCAGCCTCCAGCTCAGGAAGTCTCCCCGCTGCTGATTGCCGGAAGCCGGCAGGGTACGCCGGAGGAAGGATTGCTTTATTCGTTCCCTCTTCCGAAATCCCTTCCTAAGCATCTGCAGCTGGCCATGGCCAGGCACTGGTCATACTCGTGCCTGTATCCTCCTGCTAATTCCCTGTAGATGGAGCCTGATGGACCACAGCCATCACCCAGATGGGGCTGACCCCAGTTTTGCTCCCTTGGACCTGCTGCAGTCGGCAGTGACCGGTCTTTGCTGCTGCACTGGGTGATGGAGCCCTGAGGGCTCCAGAGCCAGCCTTCCactcctcctgcccctgggaTTAAGCACCAAAATCTCCGCTGCAAAGCCCCCTTTGAACATGGCCAGCAGATAATGCGCACgctgattaaaaaaagagaaaaaccagCACAGGGGAAAGTTAAATATTAAAGAACTGCAGCCCAGCTTTAACGGCTGCCGCCATCCCTCCTTCATCTTGTGCCAGCTGCCCCCAGGATACGTGTGCTGATGCTGGGTTTCTACCTTGCAAAAGTGGCTGCTATTTTAATGAAACTCTAATTTTTCGCTAAGGGACAAGAGGAACATCTGGTCTCGCTTCAGCAGGACAACATCCCCTCTCTATTTACACATGTGGTGAGATTGGTGCGGCTCTCAGCTGTTCACTCCCCGTCCCGTACACGCGatgcagggcagcacaggggcGAGGCTGGTGTGAAACACCAAAGATGTGGGCTGGCAAGATCCCATCCTGCCAACAACCAGTGATTGCTGCCCGCTGCGCTGCTGCCAGCGTGGCCGTGGAAGGTGCTGTCCCTATCCATCCATCCCCGCggagagaaaatgcagctggaaaGCTACCAGCTATGCTGCCTGCCCCTGACATTTGGGCAGCATCCCTTATTtcaggagagctgtgctgctgttaaGCAGTCTCATAAGCAGATCTGTAAAACCCTCCTGCTGGTTCTAATGAGCATGGGactggcatttaaaaatgtagtcTTTTAATGGGTCTTTTTAGGAAATGGAGCTGATCCCCTGGCCACTGGGAGCTGATGGCAGCAGATACTGTGATGATGGCTACATGGGTTGAGTTTTATCTTTGGGCAACAAGGAAGGAATGATGGATTTATCCCTATTTTTCTTGCTAAAGCCCAGGTTAGGTGACTTGGATTGAACTTTGTGTAGCACATAACCCCTGGATTTATCTGCATCTATAGGAACACGAGCTTCTTTCTCTGGGCCACCTATCTTACTACTTTATCCAGCCtatctctgctttgtttttgcgCTGTGTTGCCTAAACAGATGGGTTCCCTGTCCTTGCTATTGTAAGCAGAGACAGATGCAAATACATAGGAACTCATGATCTGTTGTGTGGTAACCTAGAGAGGCCGTTGTCTGCAAACAAAGGGTGTGCAAAGACACAGACAGCCTCGCTTGGGGTAGCCTGGAGATGCATGGCCCCAAAATACTGCTGCCCTTACATGTCTGTCATTGGAGCTGAGCGCAGCGGTGGCACCTTCCAAACAGAACCGGTGGAGAGCTGCGAGATGATGACATGTCGGAAGAAAGGAGGAGCAAAATGTATAtgcctcccctccccatcctccaACCTATTGTTCCTTTAAGCGTCCGAATAAACAAAGGAAAGCGCACTGGTCTGGAGCACAAGGCAGCTGTGTCAGCAGCTCACCTATGTGCCAACACAGACCCCGTCCTTCCCTACCCCCAGAGGGTTCTGGCTcaagctgtatttaaaatgaaatgccagAACCCCAGAGTTGGGtgtgacagaagaaagcagGGTCTCCGATCAAGAATTGCGCTGTGACGAGCCATGGCTGTGTGCGCTGGTCACACAAGGCCATCAGCCTGAAGCACACAACCTGGATTTAGGGTTGGCAAAGAGGAGATTTAGGACGTCggagaaatacagaaacaccCTAGGCATTTCAGGAGCACCAGCACACAGGGGTGTAACCGTGCAAGGGTACTATCAGCAGCCACAGCAAGAGCAGTGGTGCAGCGTTGCATATCCAAGCCCCGTTCCCTCCTTGGGAGGAGGTCTGGGTTCCCTTAGCCACCGTGTCAGCCTCAGCTCTTGGTCTCTCAGCCTTCGTGGTGCCTGACATGGTCTCTGCAAGGcttctggtgcttttttttgtctggGAGTCAGTGGTGGGGCATTTAAGGGATGGGCAGCGGCATCCCTGCTGGAGCGCAGCAGTCAGGCCTTCCTCAGGCGAGGCAGAGGAGCGCAGCCCGGGCTGCAACACGGCCGCCTCCCTCCTGCTTCGCCGGAGCCGGGcaccagcacaggagcaggcgAGGAGCTGgtgccatccctgcagcccccatccTGCCCTTAATTACGACTTTAAGTGCTGGCTAACAAAGACGATATAAGGCAAATAAATTGAGCTGCCGCTCTAATTAAGCGGCTCTCGCTGAACGCAACGAGGCAGGCCCATCTGTGTCACGGCCCAGCCAACAGTGCTCCGCGCGGGGTTACTCCGGGCTGGAGCGCAATGGCTGCGGGCAGCAAGACGGAGCGGCGGCCACCTCAGAGCCGCCGCCGCCACGCCGGGCCCCTCGCCGCCATCGCTCGCCCTCGACGCCCGCAGACCCGGCCCAGGCCCGCCCaaggcccggccccggccccggccccggcccgccccggcccggcggcaGCGCGGGGGGGGGCCCGGAAGGTGGCGCGGGGCGCGgaatggcggcggcggcggcgcggcggtgcggggcggctgcctcctgccctcacGGGCCCCCTTCCCGCTCCCCTCCTGCTGAACCTGCCCCTTCCCATTTCCCGTAACCCGCCTTCCGCCCCCCGGGCCCCCATTCCCTACCTCATTCCCCCCACGCTTCCACTCCCGACCCCATTCCCCCgtgccccccttccctcccttctaaactccccctccctccccatccccttttcCCTGTACCCTCCTCCATTCCCCATCCCATCCTCATTTCCCCATTCCCCATCCCACTAACCAGCCCCAGCTTTCCATCCCCCCTCTCTCTGCCCCCAATAtccctccccgtccccctttccccatccctttctcccccttctgCCCTtactgcccccccccccagctcagccccaggaccccccctTCCATCACCCTTCCTGAGGTGTCCCCATGCTCCTGTGTTTCAGGATCAGCACCCTGGGCCTGGCCTCGCTGCGTGGTGCCCGGGGCTACCGAGCGGCCCTGTGCACCGAGCTGGccaagcccctgctcctgcaggacctcccggcccccccgctgcagccccaCCAGGTAGGGCCACGGGGGCTCGCAGGAGCATGGCAGCAGCCCTTCAACATGTGCTGTCCGCTGCCACCAGGACAACCTCTCGGGGACAGCCCGCGCGGCCACAGCAAAACCAAGCTGCTGACCCCGGGACTCGTGCTCCAGGGTTTAATGTTTGTCCCCTTCTCCTGCAGGTCCGCGTGGGTGTCCATTACTGCGGGTTAAATTTTGCCGATATCTTGGCCTGCCAGGGTCTGTACCAGGACAAACACACTCCTCCGTTCACCCCCGGTGAGTAGGTGACCGAGCTGTGCAGAAGGGGCAGTGCCAAATGTGCTCAAGTGTCACATCCGAGGGGGATGAGCAGCCCTGCAAGGTGAAGGCCGCTGCCGAGAAAGCATCAGCTAACTTGAGGAGTCTTTTAGGGTCTGTAGGATCACATTTTAACATCCTCTGATAATACTCGacgtaaaatatttttgcattttgaaggTGGCATGCAAAGAGCTCTTGCTAGTTTGGGGAGAGCAACAGAAAGTACTGTTTGCCTGGAAGCTAAGAACCCCAAAGCACAGAGTGGTTTTGGGCAGGGCTGGGTCCTTCTGTCCAGAGCTGCAATAACCACCATAAGCGCATGTGGCTGAAggcacctcctctccctctgcaaAATCCTTCTGACCCAGCGCCttccagcagcactgtgcaCAGGCAGCATGTGTATGGTGCTCCTTTGGGCTGTGACAGCTCCTTTGGCTCCGCCAGCCCAGGAACTGCTGTCTCGCggcaaaaaaaatgtgcaaaaaaagcacatttctgaagTCTCACGGTGTGGAAGtgccttccttcctctgcaaaaatatattGGTATTCCAAGCTAAGAGAGTCTTGCCTTGACTAGCAAGCACTTGCTGTCTCCTGGGCTGATGCTGCCATCTTCTGCCCAActggtgctctgctgctgaaaacttCATGGCTTGGCCTGGGGTCCTGCTCCATGCGCAGCGTGGGGGTGCAACCTGGCACGGATGCTCGGCAGCCTTGGAAGCAGAGCCCGGTGgttatttctttgcattgcaGTGTTATAAGTAATGGTGAGAGGGCTGAGGAGTACAGAAGTGCCTGTTGCTGGGTGATCTCTGCAGCTTCACGGTACTGGAAACGAGACCTCATCTGCAGGTCCATCAGCTGAGGATGCTGCTAATTGCATACACAAAAATGGGTTGTGTCAACACGTGCATGTCCTTGTCCTCCTGCAGGGATGGAGTTTTCGGGGACTGTAATGGAGACGGGAGAAAATGTTAGTGCCGTGAAGGAGGTAAGAACAACACAGGGATGTAAGGACGCAGGGAactcagaagaggaaaggggTAAATACCTGCAGTTAATGCAGCCGCTACATGGGCTGTTGTTAGACACAGCTTGAGCTGTTCACGGTTGTTCCTGAAAATGCAGGGAAATGAAATGCTTAATTCGGAGGGAACAGCAGGACTGAGCTATTTCTCTCCCAACGCCCATCCAATCACTATTTTTGGCAGGGATACAGAGTAATCGGCGTGACTGGCACTAAAGCTATGGCAGCGGAGTGTGTCGTTGATGAGAAGGTAAGGACGGAACATTTCTCCCCCCAGACTGCAGGAGACCTTTGCCTCTGTTCAGCTCTTTAGccttgctggagctgctgcttcaccACCCTTTAGGATTGCCTTctgccctttcctttcctctgtggGACCGCGTGCCTGGGGGAGCTTTTTCAAACAgcagtaaataaatgtttaatagaAAAACACCTTAAAACAAGCCTTTTCGCACAGCAAGCCCCCCCGACGCTGTGCAGTGGGTCTGCTTCAGCAGGGCTCAGATGCAGAAGCCTcatcccatcccttcccacATCACATCTCTATCTGCAGATGCTGTGGCAGATCCCTGACAGTGTCTCCCACGAGGATGCAGCGGTGCTGCCCATCGCCTACGGCACAGCCTGGCTGGCCCTGTGCCGCCAGGCACGGCTGCAGCCAGGGtaagcagcagctcagggtgGCACGGGAACTGCAGCCTGGCCCCAGGCATCTCTGCGGGCAAAACCATTGGGGCACTGAGCTCCCAGGGTGTGCAGCTTAATGCTGCTTGGAGCAGAGGCCTGCACTGTGCGGGAGCAGCATTTTCTCCCCAGCCTGCAGTTAATGTACCTCTGCCTGATGCTCTGGTAGAAAAAGCAGCGTGGATCTGGCCAAGCTCGGGGATGCCACAGACACCCCAGTGGCTGTGGTACCCAGTGCATCCCGATGGCAGGGTGATCCTTGTGCCACTGAAATATTGCTTCATTCAGGAATTAgggatgtttttctgttgtgccATAGacctttgctttttcattcttcttctctctcccaggGAAACAGTGCTGGTGACGGCAGCAGCTGGGGCCACTGGGCTTGCCATCATTGATCTGGCTGTCAACGTGTTCCAGGCAAAGGTATCCaggtattttccttttcaccagAGCCTGTCCTTCTGTGTGTGTACTCTAGTGCCACATCTTGACAAGCAGGTGGCCTAGCATTGTGGTGACAGAGGCAGAGAATCGAGGCCAGGCCTTTGCTGGGTCCGACACCAGCCTCTTTTCCCCTAGCTATCACAGCCCACCctctcccctccacctccctcgGGCTCTGCTATAAGACTCCATCGCTCCCCTGGGCAGCGTGAGGACCTCCTGCACCTCCCCTATGGGTCATCATTTTTGGAAGGGGGTTAGACACTCCTtttcccagccccaggctcctAAAGTCATTCAGGCACTTGAGCACATTTTAACCTAGTGATTCTTTTGATGCACAtctgagaaaacatttgaatataGAAGGAGAAAGAGTGGGGTTTCCAACTCCATGTTCCCATTTCCcataaatgaaataagaaatgcaCCTGGAGGCTAAGGTGCTTGGTGCTTCCCGAGCAGAGCAGCTTTTGCACCGGGTGTTGGTTTTCCGTTTGGTCTCAGGTGatagcagcagctggcagcgACCCCAAATGCAAGCTGGCCCTGACGAGAGGCGCGAGCCACGGGGTGAACTACAGCCGGGGCAGCCTGAGAGAGGAGGTAAAGGCGCTCACAGGCGGCAGAGGGGTCGACGTGGCCATTGAGGCTGTCGGTGGCGACGTCTTCaaggcagctctgcaaaggTGAGCCAAAATCAGAGCATGacaaagctgtgccagcagaggtGATGCTGCTGGCACACCAGAAGGCTTTGCTGCCCACTGGGGGAAGGTGAAGCAACCCCTCTGGGCTGTTTGCCCTGGACTGGTTGAGGAGATGGTGGCTTTGTAAGACGCATTCTCGTGGCTTGATTAACGCATGTCAGGGCTGATTAACACAGCCCTAGGGGCTGCTGTAGGGTCCAGGCGCCCACCAGCCCCCAGGGACAAAACCTCTGTGCACATCAAGTATGTTTTCTAACACGTGGCACAGCCCAGAGCGCCGATGCAGTTGTGCCTGCAAGCTCATCATCCACAGCTGTCTGTTCTCCTTGGCGTGTGAGCGTTGCCTTGGGATGAGCTTCGAGGTACCCATCGCAtgtcttcttcctccctttgcGCAGTTTGGCTTGGGAGGGCAGGATTGTGGTGATGGGCTTTGCCGGAGGAAAAATCCCCTCGATTCCTGCCaacctgctgcttctgaagaatGTGTCTGCCATGGGAGTGTACTGCAGTCGGTACCAGCAGGaggattttcctcttttttcctctgccatcTCCTCTGTTCTTCAGTATTGCCAGGAGGGAAAGATCCATCCCCACATTGGAGCGGTCTTCAAGCTGGAAGAGGTATTTGCTGAGCTGATGCCTGAGGATTGTTAGCAAAGTCTTTTTTATGTGGGTAGAAACAGGTTTGTGTGTGCAGTTAGACCCCTGGCATAGAAGCCTCTAGAGtcctaagaaaaatattaaatcaagaAATCCCATTTTCCCTCAccttttttaatcttcttccACTGGGTTTCAGCCAGGGAGTCGTTAACTCCTGGTTTGGTACTGCAGGGCTAGAATTGCAACATGCTCAATGGGGAAGTCATAAAAACGCACACTCCCATACCAAAGAGTTTGGTCTTGGAGAATAATGTGCTGGGATATTTTAGAAATGGATTAGCGGATTGTGATGTgccttcatttgcattttccccTGAGCACCTCTGAAGGTGTTCAAAACAGGTTTCCCCCCTGTTTTGATGGCGTTGTAAGCCTTAGGTAACGGCTCAGCTACTCAGAAGTATTGATGTAGGCACCATCCAGCAAATTCAGGGATGTAAGGTGGAGGAATACCCAGGAGCTTATTGGCTCCTGAGTTATTTCGATCCCAGCAGTTGATTCCAGGGACTCAGATGCAAAGTGAGAGCTATTTGTTTATGCCAGTCTGTATTACAGCCTGTTGTACAATCCACATAAATACAACCAGATCTTTGTTTtatcttgacattttttttggcatgtaACAGCACAGACATCACAACACAGCAATTGCCTTCTCCGACATGTTCTCGTTCTACCCCTTACTGCCCTGATGACCATCGCCATAAACACTTTGGGCTTTGTGTTTGCAGGTAAATGAAGCCTTCAACCATGTGCTCCAGCGCAAGTCCACAGGCAAGGTCATCATCTCCATGAAGTAAGAGGGCTGTTTCCCCAGActcagcctcctgctctgcccctgccctgaAGAGGAGACTCTTCAAGCTCCGAGCCCAGCAGTGGACAAGCCACATGAGGCAGGGACACGAGTTATGGTGGCTTTTCAAGTTGCTGCATGCCAGCAGAACAGGGGTGGCTGCTGATGCGTGCGAGCTTTTAGTTGACCCCTTTCTTTGCTTCACCATCATCTGGAAAGACTCCTGCCAAGGCTCAGATCTCCACAGCCCAAGCAAATTGGACAACTTCTGCAGCCACTGCTCAGTTACATGGCCAAGTGCTTTGCTCTACACCTTTCACACAGCCCAGGGACCCCATGGCACTGTCAGGGATTTCTTATGTGATGGGACATGTGTGCAATATGGTAAATCTCAGCATCAAGCTTGCCTTGCAGATGTCCTGTTACTGCAGGAGCAGTAACTTTGACAAGGCTGTCTGGCCTCCCAAAATCTTCAATAAATTTACACAACACTCAAAATCTGACCCAATAACATTTCTTGGGGCAAAGAGTCACGTATATAGCGTAGGCATAAACTGAGTTCTTGCACAGCTCGCCCATCAGTAGGCTATGGGGCACTTTTCCCTTATTGACAACAGCCTTGTGTCCTATGTTGGCTGTGGTTGTTGGTTATGGGAGAAGGAA
This Cygnus olor isolate bCygOlo1 chromosome 8, bCygOlo1.pri.v2, whole genome shotgun sequence DNA region includes the following protein-coding sequences:
- the LOC121074015 gene encoding quinone oxidoreductase-like protein 2 yields the protein MAAAAARRISTLGLASLRGARGYRAALCTELAKPLLLQDLPAPPLQPHQVRVGVHYCGLNFADILACQGLYQDKHTPPFTPGMEFSGTVMETGENVSAVKEGYRVIGVTGTKAMAAECVVDEKMLWQIPDSVSHEDAAVLPIAYGTAWLALCRQARLQPGETVLVTAAAGATGLAIIDLAVNVFQAKVIAAAGSDPKCKLALTRGASHGVNYSRGSLREEVKALTGGRGVDVAIEAVGGDVFKAALQSLAWEGRIVVMGFAGGKIPSIPANLLLLKNVSAMGVYCSRYQQEDFPLFSSAISSVLQYCQEGKIHPHIGAVFKLEEVNEAFNHVLQRKSTGKVIISMK